In one window of Poriferisphaera corsica DNA:
- a CDS encoding NAD+ synthase, translating to MRIAISQINPTVGDLRGNTKLILRDISRAKDRNAQIIIFPELALIGYPPKDLLLKPRVIKQCADLVEHIAQSCTGITAFIGYPIASPKGAGHLLQNAVAVCADGQIQNHHVKTLLPNYDVFDERRYFEPADTPTLTTIDNQNLGISICEDLWNEHDVFERPLYHLNPVDQLVDFGADILINAAASPYVLGKHEFRLNLMRHVARKHHKPIVYCNQVGGNDELVFDGNSCVINASGEIIAHAKDFEEDLLIADLPDKNSENDRLEGRIEQPKTGLNSVYHALTLGLRDYVRKCGFTKIVLGLSGGIDSALTCAIAVDAIGKENVIGIGMPSRYSSDGSVSDAEILASNLGIDFHVIPIEQAHTALESMLTDLFKDTQQGVTEENIQARIRGNVMMSISNKFGALLVTTGNKSEMAVGYCTLYGDMCGGFSVLCDVPKTMVYDLSRWINDSPDSPLLKQYNLPVIPVDTITKPPSAELRPDQKDQDSLPDYEILDEIVERYVEKEQSAAHIIDETDFDKDIVLRMVRLIDLNEYKRRQAAPGLKITGRAFGFGRRMPIAQRYDNRWSVGD from the coding sequence ATGCGAATAGCCATCTCACAAATCAACCCCACCGTCGGCGACCTCCGTGGCAACACCAAGCTTATCCTTCGTGATATCAGCCGCGCCAAAGACCGCAACGCCCAGATCATCATCTTCCCCGAGCTCGCCCTCATTGGCTATCCCCCCAAAGACCTCCTCCTCAAGCCCCGTGTCATCAAGCAATGTGCCGACCTCGTCGAACACATCGCTCAATCCTGCACTGGGATCACCGCCTTCATCGGCTACCCCATCGCCTCACCCAAAGGTGCCGGCCACCTCCTTCAAAACGCCGTCGCCGTCTGCGCCGATGGCCAAATCCAAAATCACCACGTCAAAACCCTCCTCCCGAACTACGACGTCTTCGACGAGCGTCGTTACTTCGAACCCGCCGACACCCCAACCCTCACCACCATCGACAACCAAAACCTCGGCATCTCCATCTGTGAAGATCTCTGGAACGAACACGACGTCTTCGAACGCCCCCTCTATCATCTCAACCCCGTCGACCAACTCGTCGACTTCGGCGCCGACATCCTCATCAACGCCGCCGCCTCTCCCTACGTTCTCGGCAAGCACGAGTTTCGACTCAACCTCATGCGCCACGTCGCGCGAAAGCACCACAAACCCATCGTCTACTGCAACCAGGTCGGCGGCAACGACGAACTCGTCTTCGACGGTAACTCCTGTGTGATCAACGCGAGTGGCGAAATCATCGCTCACGCCAAAGACTTTGAAGAAGATCTGCTCATCGCCGATTTGCCGGACAAAAATAGTGAAAATGATCGCCTTGAAGGCCGCATCGAACAACCTAAGACCGGCCTCAACTCCGTCTATCATGCGCTTACCCTCGGCTTACGCGACTATGTCCGTAAATGCGGCTTCACCAAAATCGTCCTCGGACTCTCCGGCGGCATCGACTCCGCACTCACCTGCGCCATCGCCGTTGACGCCATCGGGAAAGAGAACGTCATCGGCATCGGCATGCCCTCTCGCTACTCATCCGACGGTTCCGTCTCCGATGCTGAAATCCTCGCGTCTAACCTTGGCATAGACTTCCACGTCATCCCCATCGAGCAAGCCCACACCGCCTTGGAATCCATGCTCACCGATTTGTTCAAAGACACCCAGCAAGGCGTTACCGAAGAAAATATCCAGGCCCGCATCCGTGGCAACGTCATGATGTCCATTTCAAATAAATTTGGCGCACTCCTTGTCACCACCGGTAACAAGTCTGAAATGGCTGTCGGCTATTGCACTCTCTACGGCGACATGTGTGGCGGCTTCTCTGTTCTCTGTGACGTTCCTAAAACGATGGTCTACGACCTATCTCGCTGGATCAACGATTCTCCAGACTCGCCGCTTCTCAAACAATACAACCTCCCCGTCATTCCCGTAGACACAATCACCAAACCTCCATCAGCCGAACTTCGCCCCGACCAGAAAGATCAGGATTCTCTCCCCGATTACGAAATCCTCGACGAGATCGTTGAACGCTATGTCGAAAAGGAACAATCTGCAGCTCATATCATTGATGAGACAGATTTCGACAAAGATATCGTCCTGCGTATGGTGCGGCTTATTGATCTTAACGAGTACAAGCGTAGGCAAGCCGCTCCGGGCCTCAAAATCACTGGCCGCGCTTTCGGCTTCGGACGCCGCATGCCTATCGCCCAGCGTTACGACAACCGCTGGTCTGTCGGCGATTAA
- a CDS encoding tetratricopeptide repeat protein: protein MNRSTVFWKRGVLVCALCGVVIVMGMSVGCVASQEEREEARLLASAERRADEAEQYMAMGYIDTALAEFGMALEENPDLIEAHMGMGDVYREIGNYELAKRAYTRATKVDPNHFDAQYSLAVMHHLLSEFGEAVKVYLRALAIEPSSFVANRDIAGAYMQMEQPEIALRYAKRATELDTEHQEAWTNLASIYAMMKEYRKAIDCYREAAELGDLNERVLLGLGDAHIHLGNYKRAITVLETYTLREQSSTAHERMGYAYFKSKRFVKALGHYRKALVIDENDTAAMNGIGACLMTRYIQEGRENKLWRDEAAEMWRKSLKIRPVQPHIADLLSRYNRM from the coding sequence ATGAACAGGTCAACGGTTTTTTGGAAGCGTGGGGTGTTGGTGTGTGCGTTGTGTGGTGTGGTGATTGTGATGGGGATGAGTGTGGGCTGTGTTGCGAGTCAGGAAGAGCGTGAAGAGGCGCGGCTGTTGGCATCAGCGGAGAGACGGGCGGATGAAGCGGAACAGTACATGGCGATGGGGTATATCGACACGGCGCTGGCGGAATTTGGGATGGCGTTGGAGGAGAATCCGGATCTGATTGAGGCGCATATGGGGATGGGGGATGTCTACCGGGAGATTGGGAATTATGAATTAGCGAAGCGTGCTTATACGCGGGCAACGAAGGTTGATCCGAATCATTTCGATGCGCAGTATTCATTGGCGGTCATGCATCATTTGCTGTCGGAGTTTGGTGAGGCGGTGAAGGTATATTTGAGAGCGTTGGCGATTGAGCCGAGCTCGTTTGTGGCGAATCGTGATATTGCTGGGGCGTATATGCAGATGGAGCAGCCAGAGATTGCATTGAGATATGCGAAGCGTGCGACGGAGCTTGATACGGAACATCAGGAGGCATGGACAAATCTTGCTTCGATCTATGCGATGATGAAAGAATATCGTAAGGCGATTGATTGTTATCGTGAAGCGGCAGAGCTTGGTGATTTGAATGAGCGTGTGTTGCTGGGGCTGGGTGATGCACATATTCATTTGGGGAACTACAAGCGGGCTATCACTGTATTAGAGACTTATACATTGCGAGAGCAGTCGTCGACGGCTCATGAGCGGATGGGGTATGCGTACTTTAAATCGAAACGATTTGTGAAAGCGTTGGGACATTACCGCAAGGCGTTGGTGATTGATGAGAATGATACGGCGGCGATGAATGGGATTGGGGCGTGCTTGATGACGCGATATATTCAAGAGGGGCGCGAGAATAAATTATGGCGAGATGAGGCGGCGGAGATGTGGCGTAAATCGCTGAAGATACGGCCGGTGCAGCCGCATATTGCGGATTTGCTGTCGCGGTATAACCGGATGTAG
- a CDS encoding THUMP-like domain-containing protein, whose translation MREAQIPIYAGLTDELLEQAGLAYADPRQATARISQLRKKYDADSVRAAIELVTARAKARLKFPEISERFYGDVAGVEMASSWAVGKHKAKRFTGQARVWDLCCGIGGDMLSIKGVAGEVIGYEMDALRAWMCEKNTGCAVEVCDVIERQWVDGVFHLDPARRENDWGGKRMWHYEDLQPGPEFIERLVEKNRGGCIKLAPSVYAEDLPFECELEYVSERGRLVQGIAWVGELAECEKRATMVDGEEVHELCGGEESLIADYIGGESRYLYTVDPSVERAGLMNELAERTGLKVVHEKLGLLTGNATVSDPFIRGFELIETMGWKETRVKRWLAAHDGGLVEVKTRGKVVNPDTVQMRLRGKGETVYTVFILRKTKQIIAYITRRLGSI comes from the coding sequence TTGCGTGAAGCACAGATACCCATTTATGCGGGACTAACTGACGAATTGCTGGAGCAGGCGGGGCTTGCGTATGCTGATCCGCGACAGGCGACGGCGCGGATATCGCAGCTTAGAAAGAAGTATGATGCGGATTCTGTAAGAGCGGCGATTGAGTTGGTTACGGCGAGGGCAAAGGCGAGGTTGAAGTTTCCTGAAATCAGTGAGAGATTTTACGGAGATGTGGCGGGAGTGGAGATGGCATCATCGTGGGCGGTGGGAAAGCATAAAGCGAAGCGATTTACGGGGCAGGCAAGGGTTTGGGATTTATGTTGCGGGATTGGTGGGGACATGTTGAGCATCAAAGGTGTTGCGGGTGAGGTGATTGGCTATGAGATGGATGCGCTTCGAGCGTGGATGTGCGAGAAGAATACGGGGTGTGCGGTAGAGGTATGTGATGTCATAGAGCGGCAGTGGGTGGATGGTGTATTTCATCTGGATCCGGCGAGACGGGAAAATGATTGGGGCGGGAAGCGGATGTGGCATTATGAAGATTTACAGCCGGGGCCGGAGTTTATTGAGAGATTGGTTGAGAAAAATCGTGGTGGGTGTATTAAGTTGGCGCCGTCGGTGTATGCGGAGGATTTGCCGTTTGAATGTGAGCTTGAGTATGTGAGTGAAAGGGGGCGATTGGTGCAGGGGATTGCTTGGGTGGGAGAGCTTGCTGAGTGCGAAAAACGGGCAACGATGGTGGATGGAGAGGAGGTGCATGAGCTATGTGGCGGAGAGGAGAGTCTAATCGCTGATTATATTGGTGGTGAGAGTCGATACTTATATACGGTTGATCCGAGTGTTGAACGTGCAGGGCTTATGAATGAGCTGGCTGAAAGAACGGGGTTGAAGGTTGTGCATGAGAAGTTGGGACTGCTAACGGGGAATGCTACAGTGAGCGATCCGTTTATACGGGGATTCGAGTTAATTGAAACAATGGGGTGGAAAGAAACACGAGTCAAGCGGTGGTTAGCGGCGCATGATGGGGGATTAGTTGAGGTAAAAACAAGGGGTAAAGTGGTCAACCCTGATACTGTGCAGATGCGATTACGAGGTAAAGGCGAAACAGTTTATACCGTGTTCATCCTGCGAAAAACGAAGCAAATTATTGCCTATATCACGCGGCGATTGGGATCGATATAA
- a CDS encoding VOC family protein, with translation MVYEVRQVDISARLLGVAPVLLVEDVRAAAAHYREKLGFEYESFFGKPANFCIIHRDGCSIMLCQTNDKQSIIPHYRVVDRLWNAYFWVDNVQQLYSEMQSRGATIDYGITNTPYGIQEFGIQDLDGYDIGFGQIMD, from the coding sequence ATGGTCTACGAAGTCCGTCAGGTCGACATATCAGCCCGCCTCCTCGGTGTTGCTCCCGTACTTTTAGTTGAGGACGTTCGTGCTGCCGCCGCTCACTACCGTGAAAAACTCGGTTTCGAATACGAATCTTTCTTCGGCAAGCCCGCCAACTTCTGCATTATCCACCGTGACGGTTGCTCCATCATGCTCTGTCAAACCAACGATAAACAATCTATCATTCCTCACTATCGCGTTGTCGATCGCCTTTGGAATGCGTATTTCTGGGTCGATAACGTTCAGCAACTCTATAGCGAAATGCAATCACGCGGAGCCACGATCGACTACGGTATCACCAATACACCCTATGGCATCCAAGAATTCGGAATCCAGGATCTTGACGGCTACGATATTGGCTTTGGGCAAATCATGGACTAA
- a CDS encoding DUF6537 domain-containing protein — MKFDQRFIKESGHAVYTGNELLVKGALEVEGGMHLVTGYPGSPISGVFDTMGSLSELLEENGIVARLGANEAISVAMLNGLQMVGGRGMVLMKSVGLHVASDALALGVLAETKPEGGGIIVTGDDPWSDSTQVPADSRYLAEHVRMPILEPSCGQEMKDWVSIGLKIGQAGRIYMGLLVTTAQADGGGSVEVQPNQYPVVNEKHKVALSYEEDVLPNVDRTVLLPPRTWLEEIRMTERHDAVKKSARDFGVNKILYPTQRGERVPLGFIASGNAYGYLAHALSEMNLLGRIPILKLGMPYPVCENIVGEFISQCDQAIVVEERRGFVENHIQAIAAQLRQEQNINCEIYGKRFPLGLDGFPATRGLNPSLIIQILVPLLRAHPTLPIEFTNGNLTTELERIEAANNIKVNLPTRSPTFCPGCPHRDSSNVLLELRADLLDADYMERHHRRKPVDLVAHGDTGCYTMLMFPPNEPLMQNYSGMGLGGATGAGVDPFIDNKQIVFMGDGTFYHSGQVAIGQSIYNGQDITYIILENSTTAMTGHQPHESNDADIMGRVTNALDIERIIKGLIPKEITNDVKLVRINPADRDRYRNLLEQTVLSNGVKIVIADKECGIKYHRRARTAERAEIKEKGFLSKKTYMNVAEEVCEYCLECTSTTGCPALKKVDTDYGAKIQTDFSTCVNDGACARISACPSFEEVTVIRQSPERMGDLFVDLDSLPDPPKPVHADQDIWRVHLAGVGGMGIGLCRAILLFAGQEMGYNVQFLDKKGMAIRSGGVFGQLVYTRSEGVVDNGTAGLRLRASNQFTTPVIPYGKADLLLGLDMLEACRAIDPKAPYRVASSDKTSVVLNTTDTPTVLAMMGRDELDQEKLEKSLRDNSQSDHFFSASIGDLCERVLDNKVYANVMMLGIAFQLGYLPLKRDALELAIRKVAGKEADRNLRAFGIGRKLALHPELFEVFARHEYESAKQALRRKVNTLRLWFKGSKGEKLSKQFRVLMKHTFRATRGMRVPDQLLRDVIIRTYDCLIWGGIEYAERYCLRLQQIFHKDHPEYGFEITRAVAHNLGKVMLIKDEIYVAALLTNPEKYRRDRKRFNVNPERGDRIVYKHHNKPEFDLFGRPISFEIKTRDWMLRLMSGCRFLRSVMPQWHKREKAFRDWYETLVDRLDWHGERDYQRWLSILNVPEDVRGYREVRYPKMERAKRLAEMYFDTPPDQFEAASKRDVDNVTSIELPIVYPAK, encoded by the coding sequence ATGAAGTTCGACCAAAGATTTATCAAGGAATCTGGTCACGCTGTCTATACGGGGAATGAGCTGCTGGTTAAAGGCGCTCTTGAGGTGGAAGGCGGGATGCATCTGGTGACCGGATATCCCGGCTCACCGATCAGCGGCGTCTTCGATACCATGGGCAGCCTCTCCGAGTTGCTCGAAGAAAACGGTATCGTCGCGCGCCTCGGCGCAAATGAAGCAATCTCTGTCGCCATGCTCAACGGCCTGCAAATGGTCGGGGGTCGTGGTATGGTTCTCATGAAAAGCGTCGGCCTCCACGTTGCTTCTGACGCACTCGCCCTCGGCGTCCTCGCCGAAACCAAACCTGAAGGCGGCGGCATCATTGTCACGGGTGACGACCCTTGGTCGGACTCCACACAAGTACCTGCCGACTCTCGTTATCTCGCCGAACACGTTCGCATGCCCATCCTTGAGCCAAGTTGTGGCCAGGAAATGAAAGATTGGGTCAGCATTGGTCTCAAAATCGGCCAAGCCGGACGCATCTATATGGGCCTCCTCGTCACCACCGCCCAAGCTGACGGCGGCGGCTCCGTTGAAGTTCAGCCTAATCAATATCCCGTCGTCAACGAAAAACACAAAGTCGCTCTCTCATACGAAGAAGACGTGCTCCCTAATGTGGATCGCACCGTCCTGCTTCCGCCACGTACATGGCTGGAAGAAATCCGTATGACCGAACGTCACGATGCCGTTAAAAAATCCGCCCGCGATTTCGGCGTCAACAAAATCCTCTACCCCACACAGCGTGGTGAACGCGTTCCGCTCGGCTTCATCGCCTCCGGTAACGCCTATGGCTACCTTGCCCACGCGCTCAGCGAAATGAACCTTCTCGGCCGCATCCCTATCCTTAAGTTAGGCATGCCGTACCCTGTCTGTGAAAATATCGTTGGTGAATTTATCAGCCAATGTGATCAGGCCATCGTCGTTGAAGAACGCCGCGGCTTCGTCGAGAACCACATTCAGGCCATCGCTGCCCAACTCCGTCAAGAACAAAACATCAACTGTGAAATCTACGGCAAGCGTTTCCCGCTCGGCCTCGATGGTTTCCCAGCAACACGCGGCCTCAACCCATCACTCATCATCCAAATCCTCGTCCCGCTTCTCCGCGCACACCCAACTCTCCCCATTGAGTTCACCAACGGCAACCTCACCACAGAACTCGAACGCATCGAAGCCGCAAACAACATCAAAGTAAATCTCCCCACACGCTCACCAACCTTCTGCCCTGGTTGCCCGCACCGTGATTCATCCAACGTCTTGCTTGAGCTCCGCGCCGATCTCCTTGACGCAGACTACATGGAACGTCATCACCGCCGCAAGCCAGTCGATCTCGTCGCTCACGGCGACACCGGCTGCTACACCATGCTCATGTTCCCACCCAACGAGCCACTCATGCAGAACTACTCCGGCATGGGCCTCGGGGGCGCAACCGGTGCGGGTGTCGACCCCTTCATCGATAACAAACAAATCGTCTTCATGGGTGACGGCACCTTCTACCACTCCGGTCAGGTCGCCATCGGTCAATCCATCTATAACGGCCAAGACATCACCTACATCATTCTCGAAAACTCAACCACCGCCATGACCGGCCACCAGCCTCATGAATCAAACGACGCCGACATCATGGGCCGCGTCACTAACGCACTCGACATCGAACGCATCATCAAAGGCCTCATCCCCAAAGAGATCACCAACGACGTTAAGCTCGTTCGCATCAACCCAGCCGATCGTGATCGTTACCGCAATCTCCTCGAACAGACCGTGCTATCCAATGGCGTCAAAATCGTCATCGCCGATAAAGAATGCGGCATCAAATACCATCGCCGCGCTCGCACCGCCGAACGTGCCGAAATCAAAGAGAAAGGTTTCCTCTCCAAGAAAACCTACATGAATGTTGCCGAAGAAGTCTGTGAATACTGCCTCGAATGCACCTCAACCACAGGCTGTCCAGCACTCAAAAAAGTTGACACTGACTACGGCGCCAAAATCCAAACCGACTTCTCGACCTGTGTGAACGACGGTGCATGCGCACGCATCTCCGCCTGTCCATCCTTTGAAGAAGTCACCGTCATTCGTCAGTCCCCAGAACGTATGGGTGATCTCTTTGTGGATCTAGATTCGCTTCCCGATCCCCCAAAACCCGTTCACGCGGATCAAGATATTTGGCGTGTCCACCTTGCAGGTGTTGGTGGTATGGGTATCGGCCTTTGCCGTGCGATCCTCCTTTTCGCAGGTCAGGAAATGGGCTACAACGTTCAATTCCTCGACAAGAAGGGTATGGCCATTCGCTCCGGTGGCGTTTTCGGTCAACTCGTCTACACACGAAGTGAAGGTGTCGTCGACAACGGTACCGCAGGCCTCCGTCTCCGCGCCTCGAATCAGTTCACTACTCCCGTTATCCCCTACGGCAAAGCCGACCTTCTGCTCGGCCTCGACATGCTCGAAGCCTGCCGCGCTATCGACCCCAAAGCGCCATACCGCGTAGCTTCATCCGACAAAACTTCAGTCGTACTCAACACAACCGATACCCCGACGGTTCTCGCCATGATGGGCCGTGACGAACTTGATCAAGAGAAACTCGAAAAATCTCTCCGCGATAACTCACAATCCGATCACTTCTTCTCCGCCAGCATCGGCGACCTCTGTGAACGTGTCCTCGACAACAAAGTTTACGCAAACGTCATGATGCTCGGCATCGCCTTCCAGCTTGGCTATCTCCCACTTAAACGTGACGCCCTCGAATTGGCCATCCGCAAAGTCGCAGGTAAAGAAGCCGACCGCAACCTCCGCGCTTTCGGCATTGGCCGCAAGCTCGCACTGCACCCCGAACTGTTCGAAGTTTTTGCCCGCCACGAATATGAGTCTGCCAAACAGGCGCTTAGACGTAAAGTCAACACGCTCCGCCTCTGGTTCAAAGGCTCGAAGGGCGAAAAGCTTTCCAAGCAATTCCGAGTACTCATGAAGCACACCTTCCGCGCAACTCGCGGCATGCGTGTCCCCGATCAACTCCTCCGTGACGTCATCATCCGTACCTACGACTGTCTCATCTGGGGCGGCATCGAGTACGCCGAGCGTTACTGCCTCAGGCTTCAGCAGATCTTCCACAAAGATCACCCCGAATACGGTTTTGAAATCACACGCGCCGTTGCCCACAATCTCGGCAAAGTGATGCTCATCAAGGACGAAATCTACGTCGCAGCTCTTCTCACAAACCCCGAGAAATACCGTCGCGATCGTAAACGCTTCAACGTCAACCCTGAGCGCGGCGACCGCATCGTCTACAAACACCACAACAAGCCCGAATTCGATCTCTTTGGCCGTCCAATTTCTTTCGAAATCAAAACACGTGACTGGATGCTTCGTCTCATGTCCGGCTGCCGCTTCCTCCGATCCGTTATGCCTCAATGGCATAAACGCGAGAAAGCCTTCCGTGACTGGTACGAAACACTCGTCGATCGTCTCGATTGGCATGGCGAACGTGATTACCAACGTTGGCTCTCAATCCTCAATGTCCCCGAAGACGTCCGCGGTTACCGTGAAGTCCGTTACCCTAAAATGGAACGCGCTAAACGCTTAGCTGAAATGTACTTCGATACGCCGCCTGATCAGTTCGAAGCCGCCTCCAAACGTGATGTCGACAACGTCACCAGTATCGAATTGCCAATTGTCTATCCAGCCAAATAG
- a CDS encoding beta-ketoacyl synthase N-terminal-like domain-containing protein, with translation MLKPGIFPPLESLQNRLFRAVKADFCKNTECELPRIVISGMGLITPLGLSAWESFRSLLAGRTLPERLGELPTNIAPVDLVQAVGSVCVAQHNEIDPSLELAERAAREAAAGAGVPLEGLPTYIATSKGAVHALAKATKSHDDGVLLSGKRKYPEVYSTAAMGKSGFDYPLAVAMGPQQYLNYHLARRLKIRPVSHTVAACASSLTALHFARNDLQHRSELPDACMILTAEAALTPQFIYSYKRLGVLAKTTVDDYRQTPLNEKRGGFMLSEFGAAIVLRRLKPGEKPKAGEIELTDTGISAAGYDMIRSNPTMPELAHVAKKMFKGRQIDVIHPHATGTPDHDPAELAALTHALKQTDHNQDKIPLYAIKGALGHGLGAAGLVSLVTAGLSLQTGKLPPMPWIDQPLQVDDAPLHITAEQKTIARTGSHAAFAAGFGGHTAGVVITRH, from the coding sequence ATGCTCAAACCGGGCATCTTCCCGCCCCTTGAATCACTCCAAAACAGGCTTTTTCGAGCAGTGAAGGCTGATTTCTGTAAAAATACTGAGTGTGAACTCCCCCGGATTGTGATTTCTGGCATGGGGTTAATAACGCCGCTGGGCTTATCGGCGTGGGAAAGTTTTCGATCGCTTTTAGCTGGCCGCACGCTTCCAGAACGGCTGGGCGAGTTACCCACAAATATCGCGCCGGTGGATCTTGTTCAAGCTGTCGGCAGTGTCTGTGTTGCCCAACATAACGAAATTGACCCTTCTTTGGAGCTGGCTGAACGGGCAGCGAGAGAAGCGGCGGCAGGTGCGGGAGTCCCTTTGGAGGGGTTGCCGACATATATCGCGACATCAAAAGGTGCGGTACATGCGCTGGCTAAGGCAACCAAATCACACGATGACGGGGTGCTTCTGAGCGGGAAACGGAAATATCCTGAAGTCTATTCAACCGCTGCAATGGGCAAGTCGGGTTTTGATTACCCATTGGCGGTAGCGATGGGGCCACAACAGTATTTGAATTACCACTTGGCACGTCGACTCAAAATTCGGCCGGTATCGCATACTGTCGCAGCGTGCGCGTCTTCGCTGACGGCATTACACTTTGCGAGGAACGATTTGCAGCATCGGTCGGAATTGCCGGATGCTTGTATGATTCTGACAGCAGAGGCAGCACTAACACCGCAGTTTATTTACTCGTATAAGCGGCTGGGTGTTTTAGCGAAAACAACAGTGGATGACTACCGGCAGACGCCGCTGAATGAAAAACGTGGTGGGTTTATGCTGTCTGAGTTTGGCGCGGCGATTGTGTTACGGAGATTGAAGCCGGGTGAAAAACCAAAAGCAGGTGAGATTGAGCTAACGGATACGGGGATCAGCGCGGCAGGGTATGACATGATCCGATCAAACCCGACCATGCCGGAACTCGCTCATGTTGCAAAAAAAATGTTTAAGGGGCGGCAAATCGACGTAATTCATCCACATGCGACTGGAACGCCTGATCATGATCCGGCTGAACTGGCTGCTCTAACCCATGCATTGAAGCAGACTGATCATAATCAAGACAAAATACCGCTATATGCGATCAAGGGCGCGTTAGGGCACGGATTAGGCGCAGCGGGGTTGGTTTCACTTGTGACGGCGGGGCTGAGCTTGCAGACAGGCAAATTGCCGCCAATGCCTTGGATTGATCAACCACTTCAGGTTGACGATGCACCTCTGCATATCACAGCAGAACAGAAAACGATTGCCAGAACAGGCTCGCATGCCGCATTTGCAGCTGGATTTGGTGGACATACCGCGGGTGTTGTTATCACACGGCACTAA
- a CDS encoding S1C family serine protease: MNRSIQVLVTVGLLSIGGMLGHHFSSNSNSQQRSMFTQSAVAASDELTQSETLRSDEQYVVNLFKEASAGTVHINTMGRRVDLWTRRAYEVPQGSGSGFIWSKDGIIITNYHVIRQATSAKVVLNDGTEYKADLLGVSPNHDLAVLKIDTEGESLPTLELGLSENLQVGQDVFAIGNPFGLDQTLTTGIISALGREIRGAGGMPIDGVIQTDAAINPGNSGGPLLNSRGKVIGINTMIVSTSGSSAGIGFAVPIDTVQRVVPQIIETGKYQPAQLGIAVDQRVNIQIQRRLGIEGVAVLAVKEGSTAEAAGLTGLVRKQGRVQIGDVITAINGEPVKNVGDYMQILDKLKDGDVIRLDIQREIEIVEIEVELE; this comes from the coding sequence ATGAATAGGTCTATTCAGGTGTTAGTTACCGTCGGTTTGCTTTCTATCGGCGGCATGCTGGGGCATCACTTCAGCTCAAACAGCAACTCACAGCAACGCTCAATGTTCACTCAATCCGCCGTTGCAGCTAGCGATGAGCTTACGCAATCCGAAACGCTGAGATCGGATGAACAGTACGTTGTCAATCTTTTTAAAGAAGCATCCGCGGGCACCGTACACATCAATACGATGGGACGCAGAGTCGATCTTTGGACAAGGCGCGCATACGAAGTCCCCCAAGGATCGGGCAGCGGCTTTATCTGGAGCAAAGATGGGATCATCATCACCAACTATCATGTGATTAGGCAAGCCACATCCGCCAAAGTCGTTCTCAATGACGGTACGGAATACAAAGCGGATTTGCTCGGTGTATCGCCCAACCATGACCTTGCCGTTCTGAAAATCGACACTGAAGGTGAATCGCTTCCTACACTTGAACTCGGGCTAAGCGAGAATCTTCAAGTTGGGCAGGATGTTTTTGCGATCGGCAACCCCTTTGGTCTTGATCAGACGCTCACCACGGGCATCATCTCCGCGCTTGGCCGTGAAATACGCGGTGCCGGCGGTATGCCCATTGACGGGGTGATCCAAACGGATGCGGCTATCAATCCCGGCAATTCTGGCGGCCCACTGCTCAACAGCCGTGGCAAAGTCATCGGCATCAACACCATGATCGTAAGCACCAGCGGGTCAAGTGCTGGCATCGGTTTTGCTGTTCCTATTGACACGGTTCAGCGTGTCGTTCCTCAAATCATTGAGACCGGTAAATATCAGCCGGCGCAGCTCGGGATTGCCGTCGATCAACGTGTTAATATTCAGATACAACGACGGCTTGGCATTGAAGGTGTTGCGGTTCTTGCAGTCAAAGAAGGCAGTACGGCTGAAGCAGCGGGTCTGACCGGCCTTGTCCGTAAACAGGGCAGGGTGCAGATTGGCGATGTCATCACCGCAATCAATGGTGAACCCGTTAAAAACGTTGGCGATTACATGCAGATTCTCGACAAACTGAAAGATGGCGATGTCATTCGTCTAGATATTCAACGTGAAATTGAGATCGTTGAGATTGAAGTTGAGTTAGAGTAA